In Desulfonatronum thiosulfatophilum, a genomic segment contains:
- a CDS encoding DUF2383 domain-containing protein: MDKDQAFKNLIHLVQLDIDAVHAYDQAIKNIDVPAIKDQLLKFRDDHKRHVDELSPEITALGGTPPEFSKDFKGYLISGFTSLRSSTGTEGALKAMHSNEKMTNKNYDEAMTWSLPESAKAIVTKGFNDERIHIDYIARTLDKRTWEGMENTSSSSTLNP, from the coding sequence ATGGACAAGGATCAAGCATTTAAAAATTTAATCCATCTTGTACAATTGGATATTGATGCCGTGCATGCGTACGATCAGGCGATCAAGAACATTGATGTACCGGCAATCAAGGATCAGTTGCTCAAATTCCGGGATGATCACAAACGACATGTCGACGAGCTTTCCCCGGAGATTACCGCCCTGGGTGGAACACCGCCGGAATTCTCTAAGGATTTTAAAGGATATCTGATCTCCGGATTCACTTCACTCAGGAGTTCAACCGGCACGGAGGGCGCTTTGAAGGCCATGCATTCCAATGAAAAGATGACCAACAAGAACTATGATGAAGCTATGACCTGGTCGCTGCCGGAATCGGCAAAGGCCATCGTGACGAAAGGCTTCAATGACGAGCGCATTCACATAGACTACATTGCGAGAACCCTTGATAAACGAACCTGGGAAGGTATGGAAAACACATCTTCAAGTTCCACTTTGAACCCGTGA
- a CDS encoding DUF2892 domain-containing protein gives MLPKSATRVAEHTPEYINQQIREQTVKNISECVINGPLSIDQRLEELDEEWDIERTLQANASSLILLGMGLGALSSRKWFALPVMVSGFLLQHALQGWCPPLSVFRRMGVRTKGEIDVERYALKALRGDFQEFCEKTAHDTGASREAIITASR, from the coding sequence ATGTTACCCAAATCCGCAACTCGCGTCGCCGAACACACACCCGAATACATCAATCAACAGATTCGCGAACAGACAGTGAAAAACATTAGCGAATGCGTCATCAACGGTCCATTGTCCATTGATCAACGCCTTGAAGAATTGGACGAGGAATGGGATATCGAAAGAACTCTTCAGGCCAATGCGTCATCGCTGATCCTGCTGGGAATGGGGCTCGGAGCCCTGTCAAGCCGGAAATGGTTTGCTCTGCCGGTCATGGTATCCGGTTTTCTGCTGCAGCATGCCTTGCAGGGCTGGTGCCCGCCTTTGTCGGTTTTTCGGCGGATGGGAGTCCGGACGAAGGGAGAGATCGATGTCGAGAGATATGCGCTCAAGGCGCTGCGTGGTGATTTTCAGGAATTTTGCGAGAAAACCGCCCACGATACAGGCGCTTCCCGTGAAGCGATCATTACGGCGAGTCGATGA
- the uvrA gene encoding excinuclease ABC subunit UvrA: MAESVIHIEGARHHNLKNLSLDIPRDKLVVVCGPSGSGKSTLAFDIIYAEGQRRYVESLSAYARQFLPQLDKPQVDKIDGLSPAISLEQQTLTRNPRSTVGTVTEVYDYLRVFYARLGRMSCPKCGQAIEARSQDEIIDSVLSLPEKTRFLLLAPLVENQKGTQQDLMRKLKGQGFVRVRVDGTVTPLDPLPEITKNQRHTLELVVDRLVAGPDIRNRLADSLELALKHGKGRISIQIVDGPEMVFSTTSVCTQCDISLPPLTPQLFSFNSPQGACPTCSGIGSVEYFEPDLLAPNKGLSLRQGGVIPWRKPAALARYEESLHQLGKQHGFTLDTPLAELSPAAWDALFQGDVKASWEGVVPLLDRGHQVLGPVWRDELSRFRQNRPCPTCEGARLKPEALAARVGNLNIFEFCSLPVVRALEWLREQSFAGQQEFIAGPLLKELTHRLDFLVRVGLDYLSLARTMSTLSGGEAQRIRLAGQLGSGLVGVTYVLDEPSIGLHPRDNARLLASLRDLQSRGNTVLVVEHDEATIRAADHVLELGPGSGALGGHLVFGGKVEGMLGHPDSLTGKYLRGDLVIHPPERRRPAENVLVLRGVRTNNLQNLDCTIPLKSLVCVTGVSGSGKSSLVVDSLYKHIALAQGIKVDSPGKISGIEGLELVEKIIAIDQTPIGRTPRSNPATYTKVFDEIRKIFATTIESRKRGYTPGRFSFNVSGGRCEACQGDGQIRVEMHFLPDVFVTCEVCNGQRYNRETLGIEYKGLNIAQVLDLTVAEARQFFTNYTALERRLEVLQEVGLEYLRLGQPATTLSGGEAQRIKISRELGKRSLPGALYILDEPTTGLHMHETGKLIQVLQKLVDKGASVVVIEHNLDVVRAADYVIDLGPGGGEAGGRIVAMGTPEEIQANPKSATGRFLRESH; this comes from the coding sequence ATGGCTGAATCAGTAATTCACATCGAAGGCGCCCGGCACCACAACCTGAAGAACCTTTCCCTGGATATTCCAAGGGACAAGCTGGTGGTGGTCTGTGGGCCTTCCGGGTCGGGCAAGTCCACCTTGGCGTTCGACATCATTTATGCCGAGGGGCAGCGGCGTTATGTGGAGTCGCTGTCCGCCTACGCCCGCCAGTTTCTGCCGCAACTGGACAAGCCCCAGGTGGACAAGATCGATGGCTTGTCCCCGGCCATCTCCCTGGAACAGCAGACGTTGACCCGCAATCCCCGATCCACCGTCGGAACGGTGACCGAGGTCTACGACTACTTGCGGGTCTTCTACGCCCGGCTGGGCCGGATGAGTTGCCCCAAGTGCGGGCAGGCCATTGAAGCCCGGAGTCAGGATGAGATCATCGATTCCGTGCTGTCGCTGCCGGAAAAGACGCGCTTTCTGCTCCTGGCGCCTCTGGTGGAAAACCAGAAGGGCACGCAGCAGGACTTGATGCGCAAGCTGAAGGGCCAGGGCTTTGTCCGGGTTCGGGTGGATGGGACGGTGACGCCCCTGGACCCGTTGCCGGAGATAACCAAGAACCAGCGCCACACCCTGGAACTCGTCGTGGACCGGCTGGTTGCCGGGCCGGATATTCGCAACAGACTGGCCGATTCCCTGGAACTGGCCCTCAAGCACGGCAAGGGCCGGATTTCCATTCAGATCGTGGACGGCCCGGAAATGGTCTTCAGCACCACTTCCGTCTGCACGCAATGCGACATCAGTCTGCCGCCGCTCACGCCCCAGCTGTTTTCCTTCAACAGTCCCCAGGGCGCCTGCCCGACCTGTTCAGGGATCGGCAGCGTGGAATATTTCGAGCCCGACCTGCTGGCTCCGAACAAGGGGCTCAGTCTGCGTCAAGGTGGCGTCATCCCTTGGCGCAAGCCCGCTGCTCTGGCGCGATACGAGGAAAGTCTGCACCAATTGGGCAAACAGCATGGATTCACCCTGGACACTCCCCTGGCCGAATTGTCGCCTGCGGCATGGGATGCGTTGTTTCAAGGGGATGTGAAAGCCTCGTGGGAAGGAGTCGTGCCGCTTCTGGATCGTGGGCATCAGGTTCTCGGCCCGGTATGGCGCGATGAGCTGTCCCGTTTTCGCCAAAATCGCCCCTGTCCAACCTGCGAGGGGGCGCGGTTGAAGCCCGAGGCGCTTGCGGCCCGGGTCGGCAATTTGAATATTTTTGAATTCTGCAGCCTGCCCGTGGTCAGGGCCCTGGAGTGGCTTCGCGAGCAGAGTTTTGCCGGGCAGCAGGAATTCATCGCCGGCCCGCTGCTCAAGGAGTTGACCCACCGCCTGGATTTCCTGGTCCGGGTCGGCCTGGATTATCTGAGTTTGGCCCGGACAATGTCGACCTTGTCCGGCGGTGAAGCCCAGCGCATCCGGCTGGCCGGCCAATTGGGCTCCGGTCTGGTGGGGGTGACCTATGTCCTGGATGAGCCGAGCATCGGACTGCACCCGCGCGACAACGCCCGGCTGCTGGCCTCGTTGCGGGATCTGCAGAGCCGGGGGAATACCGTGCTGGTTGTTGAACATGATGAAGCCACCATCCGGGCCGCGGATCACGTCCTGGAACTTGGACCGGGATCCGGAGCCCTGGGAGGGCATCTTGTTTTTGGCGGCAAGGTGGAAGGAATGCTCGGGCATCCGGATTCCCTGACCGGGAAGTATCTCCGGGGCGATCTGGTCATTCATCCTCCGGAAAGGCGTCGACCGGCCGAGAACGTGCTCGTTCTGCGCGGCGTGCGCACCAATAATTTGCAGAATCTGGATTGCACCATCCCCTTGAAGAGCCTGGTCTGCGTGACCGGGGTCTCCGGTTCCGGCAAGAGCTCCCTGGTGGTGGATTCGTTGTACAAGCACATCGCGCTGGCCCAGGGCATCAAGGTAGACTCGCCGGGCAAGATCAGCGGCATCGAAGGGCTGGAACTGGTGGAAAAGATCATCGCCATCGACCAGACGCCCATCGGCCGCACCCCCCGTTCCAATCCGGCCACATACACCAAGGTGTTCGACGAAATCCGCAAGATTTTCGCCACGACCATCGAGTCCCGCAAACGCGGCTACACGCCGGGACGTTTCAGTTTCAACGTTTCCGGAGGCCGGTGCGAGGCCTGCCAGGGCGACGGCCAGATCCGCGTGGAAATGCATTTTCTGCCGGACGTGTTCGTGACCTGCGAAGTCTGCAACGGGCAGCGCTACAACAGGGAGACCCTGGGCATCGAGTACAAGGGGTTGAACATCGCCCAGGTCCTGGATCTGACCGTGGCCGAGGCGCGGCAGTTCTTCACCAACTACACGGCCCTGGAGCGCCGTCTGGAAGTGCTCCAGGAAGTCGGCCTGGAATACCTGCGCCTGGGCCAGCCGGCCACCACCTTGTCCGGCGGCGAAGCGCAGCGGATCAAAATTTCCCGCGAACTCGGCAAGCGCAGCCTGCCCGGCGCCCTGTACATTCTGGACGAACCCACCACCGGGCTGCACATGCATGAAACCGGCAAACTGATCCAGGTGCTGCAGAAGCTGGTGGACAAAGGCGCCTCCGTGGTGGTCATCGAACACAATCTGGATGTCGTCCGCGCCGCGGATTACGTCATCGACCTGGGCCCCGGAGGAGGCGAGGCCGGAGGCCGGATCGTGGCCATGGGCACTCCCGAAGAGATCCAGGCAAACCCGAAATCCGCCACCGGAAGGTTTTTAAGAGAATCACATTAA
- a CDS encoding 4-hydroxybenzoate octaprenyltransferase has product MTDFRERTRLVLNMVKIEHSIFALPFAYTGVFLAAGGWPGWRVFLLLTLAMVMIRSFAMAMNRILDLRFDRLNPRTQSRPLVTGELSVRFTVVFCLVTAVLFVLACAGLNTLCLILSGPALIWSAAYSLTKRFTWLCHYFLGSVLGLAPIAGWIAFDPQFTLPAFLLFFGVLFWVAGFDILYAAQDAEFDKSHALHSVPAAFGLETAFVLSRFSHVQAALFFLLAGFAASLGWIYFLAWAVVGTVLYMEHRIVSPGDLSRLNMSFFTLNGAVAALLFVGVLLDLAL; this is encoded by the coding sequence ATGACTGATTTTCGCGAACGAACACGTCTTGTCTTGAACATGGTCAAGATCGAGCACTCGATTTTTGCCCTGCCCTTCGCCTATACCGGTGTTTTTCTGGCCGCCGGCGGATGGCCGGGGTGGCGGGTGTTTTTGCTGCTGACCCTGGCCATGGTCATGATCCGATCCTTTGCCATGGCCATGAATCGGATTTTGGATCTGCGGTTTGACCGCTTGAATCCGCGGACCCAGTCCCGCCCTTTGGTGACCGGGGAGCTGAGCGTCCGCTTCACCGTTGTTTTCTGTCTGGTCACGGCGGTGCTGTTCGTGCTGGCCTGCGCCGGCTTGAACACCTTGTGCCTGATCCTGTCCGGACCGGCCCTGATCTGGTCCGCGGCCTACAGTCTGACCAAGCGATTCACCTGGCTCTGTCATTATTTTCTTGGCTCCGTGCTTGGTTTGGCGCCTATTGCCGGCTGGATCGCCTTTGATCCCCAGTTCACCTTGCCGGCATTCCTCCTGTTCTTCGGCGTTCTGTTCTGGGTGGCCGGGTTCGACATCCTGTACGCGGCCCAGGATGCCGAGTTCGACAAGTCCCATGCCTTGCACTCCGTACCGGCCGCCTTCGGGCTGGAAACAGCTTTTGTCCTTTCCCGGTTCAGCCATGTCCAGGCAGCCTTGTTCTTTCTTCTGGCCGGATTCGCGGCATCCCTGGGGTGGATCTATTTCCTGGCCTGGGCCGTGGTCGGCACGGTGCTCTACATGGAACACCGCATTGTTTCGCCCGGAGACCTGAGTCGCCTGAACATGTCGTTTTTCACCCTCAACGGCGCTGTTGCCGCTTTGTTGTTCGTCGGCGTTTTACTGGATCTGGCGCTTTGA
- the tyrS gene encoding tyrosine--tRNA ligase produces the protein MNSTAETPGRVVTEPELEQIQRGTVEIIDLEELKTKIGRGRPLRVKAGFDPTAPDIHLGHTVLIQKLKHFQEQGHDVIFLIGDFTGMIGDPSGKSETRKTLTREAVLANAETYKRQVFKILDPEKTTVAFNSHWMDTFSSADFVRLCSQYTVARMLEREDFSNRYASGKPIAVHEFLYPLVQGYDSVALRADVEMGGTDQKFNLLMGRTLQRNYGQEPQVILTVPILEGLDGVQKMSKSLGNYIGIEEPPSDMFGKLMSVSDQLMWRYYELLSDLSLDRISALREDVDQGRLHPKQAKVGLALELTTRFHGAQQAREAQEGFERVFAKKENPEDMDEFHVANGPESRLLAIMDAAGLCPSRAEAKRLCRQGACTVNGEKIHDPEQTLEAGEHVLKVGKKRFLRVVVQ, from the coding sequence ATGAATTCCACAGCAGAAACCCCCGGACGGGTTGTAACCGAGCCCGAACTGGAGCAGATCCAGCGCGGTACCGTAGAAATCATCGATCTGGAAGAGCTGAAGACCAAGATCGGTCGCGGCAGGCCCCTGCGCGTCAAAGCCGGATTTGATCCCACTGCTCCGGATATCCACCTCGGGCATACGGTCTTGATCCAGAAATTGAAGCACTTCCAGGAGCAAGGCCATGACGTCATTTTTCTGATCGGTGATTTTACGGGAATGATCGGCGATCCCTCCGGAAAGTCCGAGACCCGGAAGACTCTGACCCGGGAAGCTGTCCTGGCCAATGCCGAGACCTACAAGCGACAGGTGTTCAAGATTCTCGACCCCGAGAAGACCACCGTGGCCTTCAATTCCCACTGGATGGACACCTTCAGCTCGGCGGACTTCGTCCGCTTGTGCTCGCAGTACACCGTGGCCAGAATGCTGGAGCGGGAGGATTTCTCGAATCGCTACGCATCCGGCAAGCCCATTGCGGTCCATGAATTTTTGTACCCCCTGGTCCAGGGCTATGATTCCGTTGCCTTGCGCGCGGACGTGGAAATGGGCGGAACGGACCAGAAGTTCAATCTGCTCATGGGGCGCACCCTGCAGCGCAACTATGGCCAGGAGCCCCAGGTGATCCTGACCGTCCCGATCCTCGAGGGGCTTGACGGCGTACAGAAGATGAGCAAATCCTTGGGGAATTATATCGGGATCGAAGAGCCGCCAAGCGACATGTTCGGCAAGCTGATGTCCGTCTCGGATCAGTTGATGTGGCGGTATTACGAGCTTCTGTCGGACTTGTCCCTGGACCGCATTTCCGCTTTGCGCGAGGATGTGGATCAGGGCCGCCTGCATCCCAAACAGGCCAAGGTCGGTTTGGCCCTGGAATTGACGACCCGCTTTCACGGCGCACAGCAGGCCCGGGAGGCCCAGGAGGGGTTTGAGCGGGTGTTCGCCAAGAAGGAAAACCCGGAAGACATGGACGAGTTCCATGTTGCCAATGGCCCTGAAAGCCGACTTCTGGCAATCATGGACGCCGCCGGTCTCTGCCCGTCCCGCGCCGAGGCCAAACGCCTGTGCCGCCAGGGCGCATGTACCGTCAACGGCGAAAAGATCCATGACCCGGAGCAGACGCTGGAAGCGGGAGAGCATGTGCTCAAGGTCGGAAAGAAGCGCTTTTTGCGGGTTGTCGTCCAGTGA
- the rny gene encoding ribonuclease Y, translated as MTIWSVLVFILGIVVGGGLVHLGQRHISGTKLKETEQLASKILEEARKEAQVQKKEYLLQAQDEIFRRKKEQEQDYRDREHELKKQESRLLEKEERLEHKLEKISQKESEIVYLEKSLIQRERDFAVQEERLAELTETQQKRLQEISGLTVEEAKKRLMEEIESQARHESAKTIRQIESETRETADRKAKEILATAIQRYAGDFVAEQTVSSVALPSDDMKGRIIGREGRNIRALEAATGVDLIIDDTPETVILSAYSPLRREIAKQSLERLISDGRIHPARIEDIVKKVEQEMDVKLREWGEQATFDVGVHGIHPEIIRLLGQLRYRTSFSQNVLQHSLEVAFVCGIMAAELNLDVKKAKRAGLLHDIGKAVDHEVEGPHATIGADLAKKYGEGKDIVHAIAAHHEEVPPKSILAVLVQAADSLSGARPGARKELLENYVKRLEDLEGMATDMEGVSKAFAIQAGRELRVVVESDMVDDDKTFLLCTDLTKKIEQNLTYPGQIRVTVIRERRAVGYAK; from the coding sequence ATGACAATATGGTCGGTGTTGGTATTCATTTTGGGGATAGTTGTCGGAGGTGGGCTCGTGCATCTGGGCCAACGACATATCTCCGGAACGAAGCTTAAAGAGACTGAACAACTGGCGAGCAAGATCCTTGAGGAAGCCCGCAAGGAAGCTCAGGTCCAGAAAAAAGAGTATCTGCTGCAAGCCCAGGATGAAATATTCAGGCGGAAAAAGGAGCAGGAGCAGGATTACCGGGACCGTGAACATGAACTGAAAAAACAGGAGTCTCGGCTCCTGGAAAAGGAAGAACGACTGGAGCACAAGCTGGAGAAGATTTCCCAGAAGGAAAGCGAAATCGTCTATCTTGAAAAGAGCCTTATCCAGCGCGAACGGGATTTTGCAGTCCAGGAAGAACGACTCGCGGAACTTACGGAAACACAGCAAAAACGGCTGCAGGAGATTTCAGGCCTGACCGTGGAAGAAGCCAAAAAACGGTTGATGGAAGAGATCGAAAGTCAGGCCCGCCACGAGTCGGCCAAGACCATTCGGCAGATCGAGAGTGAAACCCGTGAGACCGCGGACAGAAAAGCCAAGGAGATTCTCGCCACGGCTATTCAACGGTATGCGGGCGATTTCGTGGCCGAACAGACCGTCTCTTCGGTGGCCTTGCCCAGCGACGACATGAAAGGGCGGATCATCGGCCGTGAAGGCCGCAACATCAGGGCCCTGGAAGCCGCAACCGGCGTTGACCTGATCATCGACGACACGCCGGAGACGGTGATTCTCTCGGCCTACAGTCCGTTGCGTCGTGAGATCGCCAAGCAGTCTCTGGAGCGCTTGATCAGCGATGGAAGAATCCATCCGGCCAGGATCGAGGACATCGTCAAAAAGGTCGAGCAGGAAATGGACGTCAAGCTCCGGGAATGGGGTGAACAGGCCACGTTCGACGTTGGAGTGCACGGCATCCATCCGGAGATCATCCGCCTGCTCGGGCAGCTTCGGTATCGGACCAGTTTTTCTCAGAACGTCCTGCAGCATTCCCTGGAAGTCGCCTTTGTCTGCGGCATCATGGCCGCGGAGCTGAATCTGGATGTCAAGAAGGCCAAGCGCGCCGGATTGCTGCATGACATCGGCAAGGCAGTGGACCACGAAGTCGAAGGCCCGCATGCCACCATCGGCGCGGACCTGGCCAAGAAGTACGGGGAGGGGAAGGACATCGTGCACGCCATTGCCGCGCACCATGAAGAAGTTCCGCCCAAAAGCATTCTGGCTGTTCTGGTTCAGGCCGCGGACAGCTTGTCCGGAGCGCGGCCCGGAGCGCGCAAGGAACTGCTGGAAAACTACGTCAAGCGCCTGGAGGATTTGGAAGGCATGGCCACGGACATGGAAGGCGTGTCCAAGGCATTCGCCATACAGGCCGGACGTGAGCTGCGCGTGGTTGTCGAGTCGGATATGGTGGACGACGACAAGACCTTTTTGCTTTGCACTGATCTGACCAAGAAGATTGAACAAAACCTGACCTATCCCGGACAGATTCGCGTGACCGTGATCCGCGAGCGAAGGGCCGTGGGATACGCCAAATAG
- the glmU gene encoding bifunctional UDP-N-acetylglucosamine diphosphorylase/glucosamine-1-phosphate N-acetyltransferase GlmU, which yields MNFSRSLSALVLAAGKGTRMHSDKPKVLHTLLGEPMLWYVLESVRPLVGDGLRTIIGHRADMIRDLCPAETFVLQDQQLGTGHAVLCGWPDVLESGAEWCLVVNGDTPLIDGDVLRNFCETLAQSKGDLGFITLTLADPQSYGRVLRDASGVVKGIVEAKDFDEKLHGSPTGEVNAGVYLLRVATMGPLLSRISADNRQQEYYLTDLVDLAVADGLHVETMDAQDAPAFMGVNSPLELAASEDVQRHRIVQRLLQSGVTIHNPSAARIGPRVVVEPGAELFGPCEIYGASHVAKGAVVESNTWINNSRIGSRSVVRCFSHLEGATLHEDCVAGPFARLRPDAVLEDQSRVGNFVEMKKATLGRKAKAGHLSYLGDAVVGSGANIGAGTITCNYDGKRKHTTEIGPGAFIGSNTALVAPVKVGANSLVGAGSVITKDVPDDSLAVARGKQQCYSRKSKD from the coding sequence ATGAATTTCAGCCGGTCTCTTTCAGCTCTTGTTCTCGCGGCGGGCAAGGGAACGCGGATGCATTCCGACAAGCCAAAAGTACTGCACACACTTCTGGGCGAGCCCATGCTGTGGTATGTGCTGGAGTCTGTTCGGCCTCTGGTCGGTGATGGGTTGCGGACGATCATCGGTCATCGGGCGGACATGATTCGCGATCTGTGCCCGGCAGAGACCTTTGTGCTTCAGGACCAACAACTGGGCACGGGCCATGCCGTGCTGTGCGGTTGGCCGGATGTGCTGGAGAGCGGAGCCGAATGGTGTCTGGTGGTCAACGGCGATACGCCGTTGATTGACGGCGATGTCCTTCGCAACTTTTGTGAAACCTTGGCCCAGAGCAAGGGCGATCTGGGTTTCATCACGCTGACTTTGGCTGACCCGCAATCCTACGGCCGTGTCCTGCGCGATGCTTCCGGAGTCGTCAAAGGGATCGTGGAGGCCAAGGACTTTGACGAGAAACTGCATGGTTCGCCGACGGGTGAAGTCAATGCCGGCGTCTATCTTTTGCGCGTGGCGACCATGGGGCCGCTTCTTTCACGGATATCCGCGGACAATCGCCAGCAGGAATACTACCTGACCGACCTTGTCGATCTGGCAGTTGCCGACGGCTTGCATGTCGAAACCATGGATGCCCAGGACGCTCCTGCCTTCATGGGCGTGAACAGTCCTTTGGAATTGGCTGCTTCCGAGGATGTCCAGCGTCACCGAATCGTGCAGCGACTGCTGCAATCCGGCGTGACGATTCATAACCCCAGCGCTGCCAGGATCGGACCGCGCGTCGTTGTGGAGCCGGGAGCCGAACTGTTCGGGCCGTGTGAAATTTACGGGGCATCGCATGTCGCCAAGGGTGCCGTGGTGGAGTCCAATACCTGGATCAACAACTCCCGGATCGGTTCACGAAGCGTCGTTCGGTGCTTCTCGCATCTTGAAGGCGCGACCCTGCATGAAGATTGCGTTGCCGGCCCCTTTGCCCGCCTGCGCCCGGACGCTGTTCTGGAGGATCAGTCCAGGGTCGGAAATTTTGTGGAGATGAAAAAGGCTACCCTCGGCAGGAAAGCCAAAGCCGGCCATTTGAGCTATCTCGGCGACGCCGTTGTCGGCTCAGGTGCGAATATCGGCGCCGGGACCATCACCTGCAACTATGACGGGAAGCGCAAACATACTACCGAGATCGGCCCCGGCGCATTCATCGGCAGCAATACGGCGCTGGTTGCGCCGGTGAAGGTCGGTGCAAATTCCCTGGTCGGCGCGGGATCCGTGATCACGAAAGACGTTCCGGATGACAGCCTTGCTGTTGCACGAGGCAAGCAGCAATGTTACTCTCGCAAGTCCAAGGACTAA
- a CDS encoding outer membrane homotrimeric porin — translation MKRLLVLAIMAAFILGTVGMAQAVEIQAKGTWRVHFNYLKNADFNNDVKVDKFQAMQRVRTQFEFIASENLKGVLHLEIGNVAWGRTQGAEGRANIGPNSGGALNADGVNIATKNAFIQFNVPGTAAAVKAGIQGFALPSTYGSHILSADVAALAAIVPFNEMMGLTVAWARPYDVTQGELVDHKWNDEVDVFAAVLPIAMDGVTLNPFAVYARWGKDYLNHRFGGASAVPAAPVPGVDNPFKNANQWFGGVNFTVDMLDPIVFFGDFNYGRVNLGDNMKARGFIADLAVQYRMPMLTPELFFLYESGEGSGYTNEDGRINGKRMPTIGTDGTSWAPTALGMTGSAFGGGTDAILRSFMFDLATDTIGDNPAARIDQYWATNGTLGMWALGAKLGDISFIDRLSHDVIFMFAKGTNNTANRQLFTKDDKYYEVTFDSNYQIYENLAARLELGWGKLDLDNLGTTTRSNLAKDDAWKAAAGFIYRF, via the coding sequence ATGAAAAGATTATTGGTTCTGGCCATCATGGCCGCTTTTATCCTCGGCACCGTGGGCATGGCCCAAGCCGTGGAAATTCAGGCAAAGGGCACCTGGCGTGTACACTTCAACTACCTGAAGAACGCTGATTTCAACAATGATGTTAAAGTAGACAAGTTTCAGGCCATGCAGCGGGTGCGCACCCAGTTCGAGTTTATCGCCAGCGAAAACTTGAAGGGCGTTTTGCACCTGGAAATTGGTAACGTTGCTTGGGGAAGAACGCAAGGTGCTGAGGGTCGCGCAAACATCGGCCCCAATTCCGGCGGCGCATTGAACGCTGACGGCGTCAACATCGCCACCAAGAACGCTTTTATTCAGTTCAACGTTCCCGGTACCGCAGCTGCCGTTAAGGCAGGTATCCAGGGTTTCGCCCTGCCCAGCACCTACGGTTCCCACATCCTGTCCGCTGACGTCGCCGCCTTGGCCGCCATCGTTCCTTTTAATGAAATGATGGGCTTGACCGTTGCCTGGGCTCGTCCTTACGACGTCACCCAGGGTGAGCTCGTCGATCACAAGTGGAATGACGAAGTAGACGTGTTCGCTGCCGTTCTGCCCATCGCCATGGATGGCGTGACCTTGAACCCCTTTGCCGTGTATGCTCGTTGGGGCAAGGATTACTTGAATCATAGATTTGGAGGTGCTTCGGCTGTACCCGCTGCACCCGTTCCTGGAGTTGATAATCCCTTCAAGAATGCCAACCAGTGGTTTGGTGGCGTGAACTTCACCGTGGATATGTTGGATCCCATCGTTTTCTTTGGCGATTTCAACTATGGACGTGTTAATCTCGGCGACAACATGAAGGCTCGCGGCTTCATCGCCGACTTGGCCGTCCAGTACCGCATGCCGATGCTGACCCCCGAGTTGTTCTTCCTGTACGAGAGCGGTGAAGGTTCTGGATATACCAATGAAGACGGCAGAATCAACGGCAAACGCATGCCCACCATCGGCACCGACGGCACCTCCTGGGCTCCCACCGCTTTGGGTATGACCGGCTCCGCCTTCGGCGGCGGCACGGACGCCATCCTGCGCAGCTTCATGTTTGATCTTGCCACAGACACTATCGGTGATAATCCCGCCGCAAGAATCGACCAATACTGGGCCACTAATGGTACCTTGGGCATGTGGGCTTTGGGCGCCAAGCTCGGCGACATCAGCTTCATCGATCGGCTCAGCCACGACGTGATCTTTATGTTTGCCAAGGGCACCAACAACACCGCCAACCGCCAGCTGTTCACCAAGGATGACAAGTACTACGAAGTCACCTTTGACAGCAATTACCAGATCTATGAAAACTTGGCCGCTCGTTTGGAACTGGGTTGGGGCAAGTTGGATCTGGACAATCTGGGCACAACAACTCGTAGCAACCTGGCTAAGGACGATGCCTGGAAAGCTGCCGCTGGTTTCATCTACAGGTTCTAA
- the pgsA gene encoding CDP-diacylglycerol--glycerol-3-phosphate 3-phosphatidyltransferase, which yields MSPAGNWTIPNLITVARMILVPVFVMMFITEQFGIALALFLVAGLSDALDGYLARRLNQGSRLGAMLDPIADKLLLVTAYACLGIVGLIANWLAVLVIAREFVILGGIGLLQLNGVDVRNRVRPTVLGKLNTCGQVLLVVVVLSAYSLAMPLAGLVQFLVIAVAVVSILSGMHYVFIGVGYYRQKHF from the coding sequence ATGTCTCCTGCCGGAAACTGGACCATACCCAACCTGATCACCGTCGCCCGGATGATTCTGGTTCCCGTGTTCGTGATGATGTTCATCACGGAGCAATTCGGGATCGCCCTGGCCCTTTTTCTTGTCGCCGGGCTGAGCGACGCGCTGGACGGTTATTTGGCAAGAAGGCTGAACCAGGGAAGCCGGTTGGGAGCGATGCTGGACCCCATCGCGGACAAGCTGCTGTTGGTCACGGCGTATGCCTGTCTGGGCATTGTCGGCCTGATCGCGAACTGGCTGGCGGTGCTGGTCATCGCGCGCGAATTCGTCATTCTCGGCGGCATTGGCCTGCTGCAACTCAACGGCGTGGACGTGCGCAACCGTGTCCGGCCGACGGTGCTGGGCAAATTGAACACGTGCGGCCAGGTTCTCTTGGTTGTCGTCGTTCTGAGCGCCTATTCCCTCGCAATGCCTTTGGCCGGATTGGTGCAATTTCTTGTAATCGCTGTCGCGGTTGTCTCAATATTGTCCGGAATGCACTACGTGTTCATCGGAGTTGGCTATTACCGGCAAAAGCATTTCTGA